In Lachnospiraceae bacterium, the DNA window GCTAATACTTACAACTATGTAGAAGCTGAAGCTGATTATTTTGCCCAACTAATTCTAGTACCTCATGTTGTACTGTATGCATTCAAAATTACAACAGCAAAACAGCTGAAAGAACTTTGTCAAATATCTAACCCTGCTGCTATCAGACGCTTTCGTGCTTATCAGCAATGGGAAAAACACATAAATGGAAATGATATTTACGATAGGCCTTTATTCCATTACTACTACAATTTTATTTATAAAAAGCATTGCCGAACTTGTGATGCATATATGGTTCAAGGCAAAGGAAACTATTGTCCGATTTGCGGAAATAAAACTTTACAATGGGGAGACGGAAAAATGAAATATACAACAAAAATAGTTTTAGACCAAAATAGTAAAGCCGTTCGATGCCCGGTTTGTGACAATGAGGAAATTTCTCCCGTTGGAAATTATTGTCACATTTGCGGCACTTTTCTTGTTAATCAATGTACCAATATTGGTAATACATATGGATACTGTGGTGAATTGGCTGCTGCAAATGCTCGTTACTGCGTTCATTGTGGTGCAGAAACTACATTTTTCAAAAATCACTTACTCAATGCCTGGGATCAATTAACCCCTAATAATTTTTTAAATATTCCAGATGATGTTTTAGACACTCCTAATAACACAACTAACAGTTTTGATAAAGATGACGATCTACCATTTAATTAATATATTATGAAATTGGCAAGGGAAATATAAAAAGAGCCCCTGATTAGGACTCTTGGCGCATAATCGTTATAGTAATTGGTTTTAAAGTATCCACGATCCCACCACATGGATCCGAAGCTGCATTTACAGGATGCATATCCCATAAATAGTCTCCAAGATACTCCAGCAATGTAGCAAAGTCTTCCTTGGTATAGCTGCCACTTATCTGGTGGCCGTCTCGGTCAGTAAATGAAAACCTTGCCTCTAAGTTACCTATTGT includes these proteins:
- a CDS encoding ImmA/IrrE family metallo-endopeptidase — encoded protein: MILEISNSRRAEIKSYVISVLENYGKPFVPVKIGALIRSMHNIKLITYSSQIRKFHITYEELIIDAETKDSYAVRNRKQMRYCIYYNDIEPNIVNSNRVRWNLAHELGHIILGHHAFCKSDKLFRSGLAANTYNYVEAEADYFAQLILVPHVVLYAFKITTAKQLKELCQISNPAAIRRFRAYQQWEKHINGNDIYDRPLFHYYYNFIYKKHCRTCDAYMVQGKGNYCPICGNKTLQWGDGKMKYTTKIVLDQNSKAVRCPVCDNEEISPVGNYCHICGTFLVNQCTNIGNTYGYCGELAAANARYCVHCGAETTFFKNHLLNAWDQLTPNNFLNIPDDVLDTPNNTTNSFDKDDDLPFN